Proteins encoded together in one Anopheles darlingi chromosome 3, idAnoDarlMG_H_01, whole genome shotgun sequence window:
- the LOC125955596 gene encoding uncharacterized protein LOC125955596, whose amino-acid sequence MRSRKLQGWAKYRILVMYRLRNAIDNSTINGFKWFWVTVLCGSFASMVFILLFTIDTYDETVSVNPDTAYLHWNSTFPAVSICYGKGSPKHISSFLKQHWADSNVTPSKSTSYLWPKVAQTYLFVSPNVNMDEDNAIVCTGLNSTCNLNLEVMRNCQDVLFDVSYRGVTYNCSQIFHYSITEMGSCFTANSIYDQWVLG is encoded by the exons ATGCGATCCCGTAAGCTACAGGGATGGGCGAAGTACAGGATTCTCGTCATGTATCGTTTGCGTAATGCGATCGATAATAGTACGATCAATGGATTCAA ATGGTTCTGGGTGACGGTGTTGTGTGGCTCATTCGCGTCGATGGTTTTCATTCTGCTCTTCACAATCGACACCTACGATGAGACGGTTAGTGTCAACCCGGACACCGCTTATCTGCACTGGAATAGTACTTTTCCGGCGGTCTCGATCTGCTATGGGAAAGGCAGTCCGAAGCATATATCCAGCTTTCTTAAGCAACATTGGGCGGACAGCAATGTTACGCCCTCCAAAAG TACGTCTTATTTGTGGCCAAAAGTGGCGCAAACGTACCTATTCGTTAGCCCTAACGTCAACATGGACGAAGACAATGCGATCGTCTGCACCGGATTGAACAGTACCTGCAATCTCAATTTGGAAGTGATGAGGA ACTGCCAGGACGTGCTGTTCGATGTGAGCTACCGGGGAGTCACGTACAACTGCAGCCAAATCTTCCATTACTCGATCACCGAGATGGGGAGCTGCTTCACTGCAAACAGCATATACGACCAGTGGGTATTGGGGTGA
- the LOC125956020 gene encoding uncharacterized protein LOC125956020, protein MGWNVRAQIDLDPNRRCNSRARSSMNDTLSPDMISRFRDLKLLESGEGPRPQSQPGEHGRRMGAGQSAATKSQFIPAICNFQTARKMAQENLEHQPLPDAVIDIAFRKAQAAGFPNPGMELSVGPYATGVGCKNYKAGPTKCTKYRVYRPKTCGVIPKVSSALDTPERPESMRVKKKVGAMDLAIGWEFRTKHEPRSQTYMDGSKPSVAPPIFEVVEPVKDLNLPAVVHAGGVFSNTLGEEDFFDRDVIRQHKRLVRPTSNRCKCGNGSGRSSKASTARQQKQQQQQQQQQQQLRQQRTSINNNTLPAVRTSARSHGSQNKDQHQPPTSANSMERKLHDAVVTHAEKIERFCHQFAPEEFPYKFHQEYRCAFKAGIPQSNVSGTLSSFDTGPTGGAHRKPADYKKLLHIPKPREPYTKKNYVIDTLAPPFAFWKKGSGYPDYWRLISVYQQAYNKPMEKRKYPLLKTVYQ, encoded by the exons ATGGGGTGGAACGTAAGGGCGCAAATTGATTTAG ATCCCAATCGTCGGTGCAACAGCCGCgctcgcagcagcatgaaCGATACACTGTCACCGGACATGATTAGTCGCTTTCGCGACCTGAAGCTGTTGGAGTCTGGTGAGGGGCCCCGACCACAGTCCCAGCCAGGGGAGCATGGGCGCCGTATGGGAGCCGGCCAGTCGGCCGCAACCAAATCGCAGTTCATTCCGGCCATTTGCAACTTTCAAACGGCCCGGAAGATGGCCCAGGAGAACCTCGAGCATCAGCCGCTACCGGACGCAGTCATCGATATTGCCTTCCGGAAAGCGCAGGCCGCCGGTTTCCCCAATCCTGGCATGGAGCTGAGCGTCGGACCGTACGCCACCG GTGTCGGATGCAAGAACTATAAAGCTGGTCCAACCAAGTGCACCAAGTACCGGGTGTATCGACCGAAGACTTGCGGCGTCATACCGAAGGTATCGAGCGCCCTGGACACACCCGAGCGACCGGAGAGTATGCgcgtgaagaagaaggtcggTGCGATGGATCTGGCCATCGGGTGGGAGTTCCGTACCAAGCATGAGCCACGTTCTCAGACGTACATGGATGGCTCGAAACCATCGGTGGCACCGCCCATCTTCGAGGTGGTCGAACCGGTCAAGGATCTCAACCTACCGGCTG TGGTACACGCTGGCGGTGTGTTCTCCAATACGCTCGGTGAGGAGGACTTTTTCGATCGAGATGTCATCCGGCAGCACAAGCGGCTGGTACGTCCGACCAGCAATCGCTGCAAGTGTGGCAACGGTTCCGGACGGTCTTCCAAGGCCAGCACAGCACgacaacagaagcagcaacagcagcagcagcagcagcagcagcaactacgcCAGCAACGAACCAGC ATCAACAACAATACGCTACCGGCGGTCAGGACGTCGGCCCGGTCGCACGGATCGCAGAACaaggaccagcaccagccacccACCAGTGCCAACTCGATGGAGCGCAAGCTGCACGATGCGGTCGTAACGCACGCGGAGAAGATCGAACGTTTCTGCCACCAGTTCGCCCCGGAGGAGTTCCCGTACAAGTTCCACCAGGAGTACCGGTGTGCCTTCAAAGCGGGCATCCCGCAGAGCAATGTGTCCGGTACGCTGAGCAGCTTCGACACTGGGCCGACCGGGGGCGCCCACCGGAAACCGGCCGACTACAAGAAGCTCCTGCACATTCCGAAACCGCGCGAACCGTACACCAAGAAAAACTACGTCATCGACACGCTCGCACCACCGTTCGCGTTCTGGAAGAAGGGTTCCGGTTACCCGGACTACTGGCGGCTGATCAGCGTCTATCAGCAGGCCTACAACAAACCGATGGAGAAGAGGAAATATCCACTGCTGAAGACGGTCTACCAGTGA
- the LOC125956026 gene encoding helix-loop-helix protein 1, translating into MVYQIKDTMELSSCAVGVRKPRLKNACPSFEPPSGQPIYGTGPTRQQKKQDGAGGGGSSEFSSLSREERRRRRRATLKYRTAHATRERIRVEAFNVAFTELRKLLPTLPPDKKLSKIEILKLAICYISYLNHVLDA; encoded by the coding sequence ATGGTTTATCAGATTAAGGATACAATGGAACTGTCCTCGTGTGCGGTGGGTGTGCGGAAACCTCGGTTGAAGAATGCCTGCCCATCGTTCGAGCCTCCCTCGGGCCAACCGATCTACGGAACCGGACCGACCAgacagcaaaagaagcaagacggtgccggcggcggtggttcgTCGGAGTTTTCCAGCCTTTCCCGCGAAGAACGTCGTCGGCGACGCCGGGCAACACTCAAATACCGGACGGCACACGCGACACGGGAACGTATCCGTGTCGAGGCATTCAATGTGGCGTTCACGGAGCTCCGGAAGCTGCTACCAACGTTGCCGCCGGACAAAAAGCTGTCCAAAATAGAGATACTGAAGCTGGCCATTTGCTACATTTCTTATTTGAATCATGTGCTGGACGCCTGA